GACCGAGGCTTAAGTACAGTCGCTCTAGCGCACCCGCGGGATCAGTGGTGTTCTCGGGGTAGGCAGAGAAGTTATAAACAAGCAGCAGCTTTTCTCCCGCGTTGACTCTTGAGCGGGCCTCCAAATACCAATTTACTTCCGACGCGGGCACGAGATAGTCCGCCTGAGAATAGGTAAAGGGCATCGGGTAGCGCCGCTCATCAACGGGTAGCTTCATGTAATTGACGAGATCTGCCATCTGCCAGATATTACCCAAGCACAGCAACGCAATGAGTACGACCTTCGGCCTCTCCCCAAATCGCGACATCCCGGCGGATTCGCAGAACATGCCGACGACCGCCACGATGCAATAGAACTCAACCAGCAGAAATCGTCTCGGACGCAGCCAATCGGCGCCTTGCATCCCCAGCACAACGACTAACCCGATCTGAAACATGAGGAGGCTCAGGAAGAACCACCGATTGCGTTTGAGAAAGAAGAGGCTAAATAGTCCCAGTACAAACAGGACCGGGCTGTCGAGTAACTGATCATAGAAAAGCGCTTTGGCAAGATTCGCAATACTTGCGCTGATCGCATCAATCGTCACCGAACCGGAATGAACGACGGCTCCTACGTTCCCTCCCGGATATGAGAGGATCGTAGCAAGTTGAACCGTAGCGCCCAGAAGCCATATAATGCGTGTGCGAAGAGGGACATGTCGATGGAGGACAGCCGCCGCGATAAAGACTACAAACAATGATTTGCCGAGTTCGTACAGGTGCCATGACAGTTCGTTGGCAACCAGACACAGAACGAGGCTTAATATCCAGTTGCGGCGAACCCGATTGTCTAAGGTAATCCACAGCGCAAGTGCGTGAGGTAGTAAGCCCGTAACATATGGATAGCCCGCAACAGAGAAGGAAAGCAGAGCCGGCGACGCGCCCCATGCGAGAAGCAGAATCCAGAATTGACGGATTGGAAGACCGATGAGCCGTATAACGAGCCACAGTGTCAGGACGAAGAGGGCGAAGGTAAGCAGGTGCGCCCAATACTCCCATGGCCATAGCGACCCTAGGTAGCCAGGAATCAACGTGTAGAGAAGGCTGTTGGTGTGATTCCAATATTGGAAGTGCCGTGTGGAATGGACTACGGATATGACGGCGTCCCAAAACGATCGAGTAGATACCAGAAACAGCCCATGGGCCGGGCCGAGCACATCCCAACCCGGATAGTAAGGGCCTCGGTACACCACACGCATCCACAACGAAAAGCTAATGCTGAATACGGCGAAGGAGGAGAAGGCGAGAAAGGCTGCGCGGCTTGAAAGCGGCGCGTTCTGCGGGTCACGTGCGTCATCCTTGTTCAGCATACCACATCTCCGATGGTTCTATTTTCCAAGCCGGACATGCATGGTGACAGGAGAGATTCAACGCGGCTGTACGTGCGTAAACAGTCGGGTTGCTTCGCTGCAGTCACCTCCTGGTCGCCTGGCGGCCCTTTATGCACACCTGCAACCACAGTAGAAACAGGCTGCCGAAGCGATAGAGGCCCTCGTGGAGAAGGTTGAACCGGCTCTTTCGCCGATCGTCGCACCAGACCGGCACCTCAACAATGACGGCGCCATCGCGTTGACCCCAAGCGATGAGTTGCAGGATATAGGCGCTCTGGTCGGCCAAATACGGGAGATATGGCCGTATGGAGTCGATCCGAAATGCCTTGGCGCCGATCGAGTAGTCCGTAAACTCGAGGTGAAGCAATCGGCGCGTGCAGGCGATGAATGCCGCGCTCGCCATGTGTCGGATCCGCGAGCGCTGCTGCCCCCCGGTCTGCTTGGAGCCGATGACGATGTCCGCCGTGTCGAGTGTTGCCGCTGCGGCCGTGATGAAGTCGAGATCGATGGTGAGGTCGAGATCGAGACACACCACCCGGTCATACTGCGCGCGCGTAATCCCGGCCTTGAATGCGCGGCCCACCCCGCGCTGCGGTAATTCAATCACTGTGAGGTCCGTACACCCCACCGCACATGCCCTGGCGATCTCGACGGTCC
This genomic stretch from Candidatus Methylomirabilis limnetica harbors:
- a CDS encoding PA14 domain-containing protein → MLNKDDARDPQNAPLSSRAAFLAFSSFAVFSISFSLWMRVVYRGPYYPGWDVLGPAHGLFLVSTRSFWDAVISVVHSTRHFQYWNHTNSLLYTLIPGYLGSLWPWEYWAHLLTFALFVLTLWLVIRLIGLPIRQFWILLLAWGASPALLSFSVAGYPYVTGLLPHALALWITLDNRVRRNWILSLVLCLVANELSWHLYELGKSLFVVFIAAAVLHRHVPLRTRIIWLLGATVQLATILSYPGGNVGAVVHSGSVTIDAISASIANLAKALFYDQLLDSPVLFVLGLFSLFFLKRNRWFFLSLLMFQIGLVVVLGMQGADWLRPRRFLLVEFYCIVAVVGMFCESAGMSRFGERPKVVLIALLCLGNIWQMADLVNYMKLPVDERRYPMPFTYSQADYLVPASEVNWYLEARSRVNAGEKLLLVYNFSAYPENTTDPAGALERLYLSLGHKRFVDSVFVFGSTQCRYSCLPIRPLATLEAFLDSIHPGSPTPPEAFTVYYLQDFHPMYRRVADKSIYELESVRIFAEIRKRFTIRLESPKESRFMRLKIANRFLKGSPSPGFVLETGVSKYERHADGIIHNRPFSWRGVPLDLLWVEDPMEATAYLAKRPWGRGPFSLELSGTLHIMRQGAYNFLLGSYDGAVLTLDGHTLLDNSGTHPFQLMQCSLMLKKGSHRFHLSYADEGRMGRLLADVYPVGDEALQNPQGSCFETLPIARFFPEGLRSRYYHAVNWSGENTEAGREIRVGESVEAHWIRTPGLSAHPWDPPFSLRLEGRMRIVESGMYRFDLGSDDGSLLYLDGAIVLDNGGSHTYREKNAALHLNAGVYDFRLDYFNSIGDGRLKLSVRRPRAFQRDIYGARGDSIKRSDSHVQ
- a CDS encoding glycosyltransferase, yielding MPQDSRDAHQRRAPLTFILPAYNEEAILAANVDRLRRCLKDREITAYELLLISNGSTDRTVEIARACAVGCTDLTVIELPQRGVGRAFKAGITRAQYDRVVCLDLDLTIDLDFITAAAATLDTADIVIGSKQTGGQQRSRIRHMASAAFIACTRRLLHLEFTDYSIGAKAFRIDSIRPYLPYLADQSAYILQLIAWGQRDGAVIVEVPVWCDDRRKSRFNLLHEGLYRFGSLFLLWLQVCIKGRQATRR